One Ctenopharyngodon idella isolate HZGC_01 chromosome 9, HZGC01, whole genome shotgun sequence DNA window includes the following coding sequences:
- the LOC127518865 gene encoding transcription factor 21, producing MEDIFFDFDQDAATDFAFWGQMDPNFQFQSQLDTLLLDCSAMTGQLSPWSSFGCQSVFPEAQLTFTDLDSQSPQLEVGAEVDSSLVDEPHEIGKCRQQHQRRLTSHHPYKVQRHAANIRERKRMLSINSAFEELRCHVPTFPYEKRLSKIDTLKLAIAYIALLREILMSGCDPKSYVDECMKNGYKNQTNAIWNTSDLTARLSWIKWD from the exons ATGGAAGacatattttttgattttgatcaaGATGCTGCCACAGATTTTGCCTTCTGGGGCCAAATGGACCCCAACTTCCAGTTCCAGTCTCAGCTGGACACGCTGCTCCTTGACTGCAGCGCAATGACAGGTCAGCTGTCCCCCTGGTCCTCTTTCGGGTGCCAGTCCGTGTTCCCAGAGGCTCAGCTGACCTTCACGGACTTAGACTCGCAGTCTCCGCAGCTGGAGGTCGGTGCTGAAGTGGACAGCTCCTTAGTGGACGAACCCCATGAGATCGGCAAGTGCAGACAGCAGCACCAGCGGCGCTTGACGTCCCATCATCCATACAAGGTGCAGCGCCACGCCGCCAACATCCGGGAGAGGAAGAGGATGCTCAGCATCAATTCTGCATTTGAGGAGCTGCGCTGCCACGTGCCCACGTTCCCCTACGAGAAACGGCTCTCCAAAATAGACACATTAAAACTGGCCATTGCTTACATCGCCCTGCTCAGAGAAATCCTCATGTCAGGCTGTGACCCCAAGTCATATGTGGATGAATGCATGAAGAACGGCTATAAGAATCAGACCAATGCCATCTGGAACACAAGTG ATCTGACAGCTCGGCTCTCTTGGATAAAGTGGGATTAA